Proteins from a single region of Apis mellifera strain DH4 linkage group LG7, Amel_HAv3.1, whole genome shotgun sequence:
- the LOC413699 gene encoding ubiquitin thioesterase trabid, translated as MNTYCLCIKDNSIYIIKGHIEKMNSRLEEQESKWTCEYCTYENWPSSLKCTMCRGAKPLLGEDIYRLRDPSPQRSGSNVASGPVTHLSPTDSFNLSSQNVPLGKWSCAMCTYLNYQNTTRCVQCGNRKPTGLNQSIHSIASNLHEHLAPLRLGDPPPNSGSNPPPINLHPERYYNLQANLHPEKWSCLVCTYENWPKATKCVMCGNPKEKDRRDRTTNNMGVILPSPERDHSQRNLPSPPHAPYIHQTQRDENLAVGRRNSHRYPDSRNDNISTPQSPNNCDYERRLKQLRRHTDWCWLNACLGIVEGDNAPVEAYLASGGDPARQLTHSEVLLLNRSSAFDVGHTLVHLAIRFQREDILATLLSQIEGSGSGVKRVPSYVAPDLAAQIRRHVTTSIRLRKGSFPCYFVTDIATFALPAEVEDLPSIVQEQMLEELLDKEAQQQLEGGGGEPPALNWSLEITERLGSRLHALWNRSAGDCLLDSAMQATWGVFDRDNALRRALADSLQQAGQFFYPRWREYEASQASRMLDFTLEETQWQEDWESLLATAAQPGSALEQLHVFALAHILRRPIIVYGVKYVKSFRGEDIGYARFEGVYLPLLWEPSFCIRSPIALGYTRGHFTALVPIEPYTSTRIPPLSSHGGVGLGGGNGPLQQLQIQMQTTFMPLMDREHKLLPIHFLSPEEVGREESILKEWLDVCRTEGGILVAQQKLHKRPLLVAQMLEEWLNHYRRLAQTNNAPFLRPAVLQDYSSDGDTEDE; from the exons ATGAACACATATTGTCTATGCATTAAAGACAATagtatttacataataaaggGCCATATAGAGAAAATGAATAGCAGGCTTGAAGAACAAGAATCAAAATGGACATGTGAATATTGTACATATGAGAATTGGCCTTCATCATTGAAATGCACTATGTGCAGAGGTGCCAAACCTTTATTAGGGGAGGATATTTATCGCCTACGAGATCCAAGTCCACAAAGGTCTGGATCAAATGTTGCATCTGGTCCAGTAACTCATTTAAGCCCAACAGATTCTTTCAATCTTAGTTCTCAAAATGTTCCATTGGGAAAATGGTCATGTGCAATGTGTACCTatcttaattatcaaaataccACACGTTGTGTTCAGTGTGGAAATAGAAAACCTACGGGTCTTAATCAATCAATACACTCTATAGCCTCAAATTTGCATGAACACCTAGCACCTCTTAGGCTAGGAGATCCACCACCAAACTCAGGATCAAATCCTCCTCCAATAAACTTACATCcagaaagatattataatttacaagctAATTTACATCCTGAGAAGTGGTCTTGTCTTGTGTGTACTTATGAAAATTGGCCAAAAGCCACAAAGTGTGTGATGTGTGGTAAtcctaaagaaaaagatagaagagATAGAACAACTAATAACATGGGTGTTATTTTACCAAGCCCAGAAAGAGATCATAGCCAACGAAATTTACCTTCTCCACCTCATGCACCATATATTCATCAAACCCAAAGAGATGAAAATTTGGCAGTAGGACGaag GAATTCACATAGATATCCTGATAGcagaaatgataatatatcaaCTCCTCAATCCCCTAATAATTGTGACTATGAGCGTAGACTAAAACAATTAAGGCGTCACACTGATTGGTGCTGGTTAAATGCGTGTCTTGGCATTGTGGAAGGTGATAATGCTCCTGTTGAGGCTTATTTGGCAAGTGGTGGTGATCCTGCTCGTCAATTGACGCATTCAGAAGTTCTGCTTCTAAATAGAAGTAGTGCTTTTGATGTTGGACATACCTTAGTACATTTAGCTATTAG aTTTCAAAGAGAAGATATATTAGCAACATTATTATCACAAATTGAAGGTTCTGGATCTGGAGTAAAAAGAGTACCAAGTTATGTTGCACCAGATTTGGCTGCTCAAATACGCAGACATGTCACTACTAGTATCCGGTTACGCAAGGGTTCTTTCCCATGTTATTTCGTCACTGATATAGCTACATTTGCTTTGCCTGCTGAG gtTGAAGATTTACCAAGTATAGTGCAAGAACAAATGTTGGaagaattattagataaagaaGCTCAACAGCAATTAGAAGGTGGTGGAGGAGAACCACCAGCATTAAATTGGTCATTAGAAATTACTGAACGTTTAGGAAGTCGCTTACATGCACTTTGGAATAGATCTGCTGGAGATTGTTTATTAGATTCTGCAATGCAAGCTACTTGGGGTGTTTTCGATCGAGATAATGCTTTAAGAAGAGCTCTTGCTGATTCTTTACAACAAGCTGgtcaatt tTTTTATCCTCGATGGAGAGAATACGAAGCCTCTCAAGCATCTAGAATGTTGGATTTTACATTAGAAGAGACTCAGTGGCAAGAAGATTGGGAAAGTTTATTAGCAACTGCTGCTCAACCAGGAAGTGCTTTAGAACAATTACATGTATTTGCACTTGCCCATATTTTGAGACGACCTATTATCGTTTATGGagttaaatatgttaaaagttTTAGGGGCGAAGACATAG gtTATGCAAGATTTGAAGGTGTTTATCTTCCACTTTTATGGGAGCCTTCATTTTGTATTCGATCACCTATTGCTTTGGGTTATACACGTGGTCATTTCACGGCTTTAGTTCCGATCGAACCATATACATCAACTAGAATACCACCTCTTTCGTCTCACGGTGGTGTAGGTTTGGGTGGTGGTAATGGTCCACTTCAACAACTACAAATTCAAATGCAAACTACATTCATGCCATTAATGGATCGAGAACATAAACTTTTACCAATACATTTTCTAAGTCCGGAAGAAGTTGGTCGAGAAGAATCTATTTTGAAGGAATGGCTTGATGTATGTAGAACTGAAGGTGGTATTCTTGTTGCGCAACAAAAACTACACAAGAGACCATTATTAGTAGCACAAATGCTAGAAGAATGGCTAAATCATTATCGAAGACTCGc TCAAACTAACAACGCACCTTTTTTGAGACCAGCAGTTTTACAAGATTACAGTAGCGATGGAGATACAGAAGATGAATAA